The following proteins come from a genomic window of Hydractinia symbiolongicarpus strain clone_291-10 chromosome 2, HSymV2.1, whole genome shotgun sequence:
- the LOC130629583 gene encoding alpha-1,3/1,6-mannosyltransferase ALG2-like, with translation MGVIAVIHPDLGIGGAERLIIDAALALQLQGHEVKIFTAHHDKSHCFKETKDGTLSIIAAGDWLPRHIFWKCYALWAYIRMIYVSFYLVFISSYEPDVIICDQVSACLPILKLSKKAKTIFYCHFPDMLLTNRKSILKKIYRMPLDWLEEFTTGLADIVLVNSNFTAQIFHDTFTSLFTLRPVVLYPSLNFKTFTTIEESIKQKKILTDIVPPQAEYIFLSINRYERKKNLALAINSLRKVKDECSSEVWKKVYLIMAGGYDERVEENKTHYIELESLASKLALKNHITFVRSFSDEEKVSLLKTATCLLYTPSNEHFGIVPIEAMFMKCPVIACKSGGPLETVKHEETGFLCHPTSDDFSQAMMKFIENDSLTTTLGAAGHKRVVDKFSFDAFSTKLDKTVRALCEDDAIDRTRERIIIVAVVMVIFLTILLRVVWF, from the exons atggGAGTAATTGCAGTTATTCATCCAGATCTTGGAATTGGTGGTGCTGAACGACTGATAATTGATGCTGCGTTAGCTCTTCAGCTGCAAGGACATGAAGTGAAGATTTTCACAGCTCACCATGATAAAAGCCATTGCTTTAAAGAAACGAAAGATGGCACTCTCAGTATCATTGCGGCTGGCGATTGGTTACCAAGACATATATTTTGGAAATGTTATGCATTGTGGGCTTATATCAGGATGATCTATGTATCATTCTATTTAGTTTTCATTTCATCATATGAACCAGATGTTATTATTTGTGATCAAGTATCAGCTTGTCTGCCCATTTTGAAGTTAAGCAAGAAGGCAAAGACTATATTTTATTGTCATTTCCCTGATATGTTATTGACAAATAGAAAATCTATTCTCAAGAAGATATATCGTATGCCGTTAGACTGGCTAGAAGAATTTACTACAG GTCTAGCTGACATTGTACTAGTAAACAGCAATTTCACTGCCCAAATATTTCACGACACATTCACATCTCTATTCACCCTAAGGCCAGTTGTTTTATATCCAagtttaaatttcaaaacattcaCAACAATAGAAGAATCGATcaagcagaaaaaaatattaacagatATTGTGCCACCTCAAgcggaatatatatttttatcaatcaaTCGatatgaaagaaagaaaaaccttGCTTTAGCAATTAACTCATTAAGAAAAGTAAAAGATGAATGTTCTTCAGAAGTatggaaaaaagtttatttaattATGGCAG gAGGTTATGACGAGCGTGTTGAAGAGAACAAAACGCATTACATAGAACTTGAAAGTCTAGCATCAAAACTGGctttaaaaaatcatataacaTTTGTACGTTCATTCAGTGACGAAGAAAAAGTTAGTTTATTGAAAACAGCCACCTGTCTTCTCTACACACCTAGTAATGAACATTTTGGTATTGTGCCAATTGAAGCAATGTTTATGAAGTGTCCCGTTATAGCATGCAAAAGTGGGGGGCCTTTGGAGACTGTGAAGCACGAG GAGACTGGATTTCTTTGCCATCCAACATCTGATGATTTTTCTCAAGCAATGATGAAATTTATTGAGAACGATTCACTCACTACCACTCTTGGTGCAGCTGGTCACAAAAGGGTTGTGGACAAGTTCTCCTTTGATGCCTTCTCAACAAAACTGGACAAAACT